Proteins encoded in a region of the Vicia villosa cultivar HV-30 ecotype Madison, WI linkage group LG5, Vvil1.0, whole genome shotgun sequence genome:
- the LOC131606884 gene encoding GABA transporter 1-like, with translation MGTVLPSSIAKHENIQIQHPKDVDAGALFVLKSKGSWMHCGYHLTSTIVAAPLLSLPYAFTFLGWTLGIFFLVIAAMVTFYSYNLLSLVLEHQANLGNRQLRFRDMARDILGPKWSHYFVGPIQLAVCYGVLVACILLGGQCMKAIYVLSSPNGSMKLYNFVIIFGCFMLILAQIPSFHSLRHINLVSLVLCLLYSGCAVAGSIYIGNSSKGPEKNYSLKGDTENRVFGIFNALSIIVTSYGNGIIPETQATIAPPIKGKMLKGLSVCFTIVILTFFSVTISGYWAFGNESQGLILSNFVDNGKPLLPKWFIYMSNIFTIAQLSAVAAVYLQPTNEVLEQSFGDPKSPEFSKRNVIPRVISRSLSIIIATILAAMLPFFGDINSLIGAFGFMPLDFILPVIFYNLTFKPSKRSPIFWLNVTIAVVFSILGAIATIAAVRQIALDAKNYQLFANV, from the exons gtTCGTGGATGCATTGTGGTTACCACTTAACATCAACAATTGTGGCAGCACCACTTTTAAGTCTTCCTTATGCTTTCACTTTTCTTGGATGGACTCTTGGAATATTTTTCTTAGTAATTGCAGCTATGGTTACTTTTTATTCCTACAATTTACTATCTTTGGTTCTTGAACACCAAGCTAATTTGGGTAATCGTCAGCTTCGATTTCGAGACATGGCTCGCGACATTTTAG GTCCTAAGTGGAGTCATTACTTTGTGGGGCCAATTCAATTAGCAGTATGCTATGGGGTTCTTGTTGCTTGTATTCTTCTTGGTGGTCAATGCATGAAG GCAATTTATGTGTTGTCAAGTCCAAATGGCTCTATGAAGCTTTACAATTTTGTCATCATATTTGGTTGCTTCATGTTAATTTTGGCTCAAATCCCATCTTTTCACTCATTGAGACATATTAATCTTGTCTCATTGGTTCTATGCTTACTCTATAGTGGTTGTGCTGTTGCTGGTTCTATATATATTG GAAACTCATCAAAAGGACCAGAAAAGAATTATTCTCTGAAAGGTGATACCGAAAATCGAGTTTTCGGAATCTTCAATGCTCTTAGCATCATTGTCACTTCCTATGGAAATGGAATCATTCCTGAAACTCAGGCTACAATAGCTCCACCAATTAAAGGAAAGATGTTAAAGGGATTGAGTGTTTGTTTTACCATAGTTATTCTCACTTTCTTTAGCGTTACTATATCTGGATATTGGGCATTTGGAAATGAATCTCAAGGTCTTATCTTAAGCAATTTTGTGGATAATGGGAAGCCGTTGTTACCCAAATGGTTTATTTATATGAGCAATATTTTTACTATAGCACAGTTATCAGCAGTTGCTGCG GTGTACTTGCAACCTACAAATGAAGTATTAGAGCAATCATTTGGAGATCCAAAAAGTCCTGAGTTTTCAAAACGCAATGTTATCCCTCGAGTGATTTCTCGGTCATTAAGTATTATTATCGCAACCATTCTAGCAGCCATGCTTCCATTTTTTGGGGACATAAATTCTCTTATTGGAGCTTTTGGATTTATGCCACTTGACTTCATTTTGCCTGTAATTTTCTATAACTTGACATTTAAGCCATCTAAGAGAAGTCCCATTTTCTGGTTGAATGTAACAATTGCTGTTGTTTTCTCTATATTGGGAGCTATAGCAACAATTGCAGCTGTTAGGCAAATAGCCCTTGATGCCAAAAATTATCAACTATTTGCTAATGTATGA